The genomic region CAAAGCGCACAGTACGAGTTTGAGAACAAAATAGGGAATCCCACTTTAAAACAAAGAAGGGAAAACACCATTAAGCCATTATTCCGTTCTACTGGAGCAATAAGGCCATAAAACCTCCGGTGAGTTTACAGCATTTCCCTTCAGGGTTTGTTCACCTCATTCCCATTCTTTTGGCATTCAATTAGATTGCTGGTCAATATGTGATTGAATGCAATCCAGCTCTGAGGCGTTCTATTTCGGTATTCCATTATTGTTAGATGTTTCAGGTTACAGAGGGAGGTCAGATTTTGGTGGTCCACGGGTCCTACAGATTCCTCTAATTTCTGCAATAATGAGAGCTGTAAGTTGGCATATTGAATTGAAACATTGTAAAAGGGAAAGAACCTCTTAGTGTTCTGATTGTTAAATATGTTCTTTCTATCCTCCAGACCAAACACGTGTACCAAGATAATGAGAGCAGGAATCATTCAAGAAACACTGAATGTCATCCTAACACCCTCTAGTGCTTCTTGCGTTCTGCTTCAAATGGCCTCCTTATTGGTTTTAAAGAGGGATTTGCACCATTAAGTGGAGCTTTttatacaaacaaaaaacagttgAACACACACATTGCCGAAGCATTCAGGGGCTTTCAGGAGAGGAGTGGAACAGGTAAAGGCTTGCTTACCTTAGAGCGTACAGAGCCAGTTGTCAGTCattgtgtctgtctgagtcAGTCAGTGTTAGAGCACTTTTGTCACCAAGTGTAGCttactgtacatattgtttttTGGAGTGACATAGGTCACTCCACTACAGAAGAGAAGTCCTACCTGATGTTTTTTTACCACATTAGGCACCGATAGCACACAGTTCGAGGTCTTGGGAATACTGGTTTCGAAACACGacaaacttaaaaaacaacattggttTTCTCCAATCAGCATTACAGTGATGTTTGTTTGGCACATTTGGAAATCGATGGGAGGAGGGTCCAGTGCCGAGTGGAGCCATCTGATGTTAGGGCTGAAAATGCTTATGTTCCAGGTAAGGCATGTGTCATAAAGAATGACATGCTTATGTCCCAGGTGAGACATGTGTCATAAGGAATGAAATGCTTATGTCCCAGGTAAGGCATGTGTCATAAAGAATGACATGCTTATGTCCCAGGTGAGGCATGTGTCATAAGGAATGAAATGCTTATGTCCCAGGTAAGGCATGTGTCATAAGgaatcaaatgcttatgtcccAGGTCAGGCGTGTGTCATAAGGAATGAAATGCTTATTTCCCAGGTGAGGCGTGTGTCATAAGGAATGAAATGCTCATGTCCCAGGTCAGGCATGTGTCATAAGGAATAAAATGCTTATGTCCCAGGTCAAGCGTGTGTCATAAGGAATGAAATGCTTATGTCACAGGTCAGGCGTGTGTCATAAGGAATGAAATGCTTTTGTCCCAGGTGAGGCGTGTGTCATAAGGAATGAAATGCTTATGTCCCAGGTCAGGCGTGTGTCATAAGGAATGAAATGCTTTTGTCCCAGGTGAGGCGTGTGTCCCAGGTGAGGCATGTGTCCCAGGTGAGGCATGTGTCCCAGGTGAGGCATGTGTCCCAGGTGAGGCATGTGTCGTAAGGAGCTATTCCCGTACACCTCGGAGGCTCGGCGGACCCCACTGACCATTGACCCTCGAAAGATGGCCGCTTGTACAACATCGCATTGTAAATCCTCTCTTGCACTTCTCCAGAGTagacatataaaaaataaaaaatcacacCATGATGGAATAACGTAAAACGGGAAATGTTGTCCCAGTGCCAAAGGCCATTTCTCTAAAGAGCGATGTGTCTTTTCACTATCTGTCAGGGTGAATGTCAGCGGGGTAACGAAGGGCGCCAGGGACACAAAGAAATAACACAGTAAAAGCCACACGCACAACACGACACGACACAGCACGACACAGCACTGGGGGTAAGACAGTGACACAGTGTTTACGTGTAGGAATGAATAAGCCCACATACAAACGCGTGATATTACACAACCTGAAGAGGGAGACAATAACACAGAACACATCAGACAACGCGTGACCTGGCCGTTTCACGACACCCCTTCAGGAGTTACACTGCTGCTTCAGTGCAGCTGCGGTACGTGAAATGTCgccccaaacacacaaacacacaaacacacaaccacacacacacacaaccacacactcacacatatatataaatatatattatgcaCATACCAGTACACTTGCACACAGTCTCTCAAATACACTGCCTGTTGCTcgcatatcacacacacacacagacacccaaacTATCCATTAAGTATTATAAACACAATGTTGATTCTTTGACTTGTGGAGATGTATTGGCAAAAGATTAGTATAATTAAAATGTCCCACTTCATACGATGTAGTTATGGTGCACTGGTATGCAGTTAGGTTGGCAacgaaagaaaaaggaaaatcaCACTCAAGAGTAAtcgtttttttttctgattggATGAAACTCTGAGCAATACATTGGCATTGGTGTTCCCAAATATCTACTGATTCTATCTGTTGATTGGACTATATTGAAATGCACACCCACATTCCCACCCAGGCAGTTCATGGGTGACccgacacacacaacactgtgaaCGTAGTGAGGAATCGTTGTGATGCACCGTCatgctcagtgtgtgtgagagtgtctgTGCTTCCGTGTTTAAGTGTGTCTGTtggaggtgtgtctgtgtgtcaaccGCCAGCATGCAATAACTTGTACTACAGACATCCTAAAATTCTTGGCTGAGGGCtggtaaacatttttattatatatatacatatataaataaatatgtgcatatagacatgtgtgtgtatatatatatatatatatatatatatatatatatatatatatatatatatatatatatacacacagtacatATATATAGGTGTTTACTGTATATGCCAGAGAGATTCAATActctcctcagggacccccAGCTGTTTCAGATATTCGAtctatcccagagctagcacactaGATTAGACAAAACAAGCTCTTGATTAGTGAATCAGGTGTACCAAATCAGGGCTACAGCCAAAAAGTGAATCATCTGGGGGTCCCCGAGGAGAGGTTTCAGTACCTCCCGGGCAAAGCCCACAGGCTTCCATTTTGGAATCTAAGGCGTTACCTCTTGGCTTATGGTTTGATCCAGGAGGAGGTGGAGTTGGCATTAAGGTCCTGCTGTAGCAGAGACCTTTCCAATTTATACCAATCGTCAGTCAAAGGCGAATCTGGGCTGGCTGCCAGGGCTGCGGCCTCTAGTTTATTGTCAACAGTTTGGGAGGAGTGTAAAGAGGAAGTGTTTGATGCAGGTTTTGGTGCAGGTTTTTGGTGATTGTGGTTGAAGGTGGTAAACCAAAAGAAAGGATTTGTTGCAGCGGTAAGGAAGTAGATGGAAGGTCGGAGGTTGACGGGGTCAGATGAGGCGTGTTTCCGAAGGGAAATGGAAGGAGGAAGGGAATAACAACGGGATGAGGGATAATATGCAGTGGATGAGGACagagggtgtggggggggggggggggtcacagtGGAGTACAGGCCAAACAAGAAGgaggatgcagagagagagaaagaggggaagggggagaaagagaaagagaagtggCAAGAGGTAAATTAATGCATGGTCAACTGTCTGAGcacaagagacagaaagagaagccATGAGAGTAAGACACGACCAGGAGACAGACATAAGCCCACGGACAGCATGGCGCACAACAACTCGAGgcggtgagagagaaagagaagaggacagaaaaCATGGAGAAGAAATGAAACCGCAATGGACGGAAACCAGGACACACATGGAGGTGAGGAGATGGAAACAGGAAGACCGGAGCGGAAGAGAAAATGTGTCGTCGTAGCTGGTGCTGGTGCCGGAGGTTGCTGTCATGAGCTGTCAGAACTTAGTGTTTGGAATCTCACATAAACGCTCTGTCTGCGCGCACTCTCTAATTAACCACAAATCAGTCCTGAGATAGGCTGTGTTTGATCGTGTGTGCATCATTCACGTGTACAGGGGGTAGGCTTCTGAGCCTACCCTGTTGACTGCTTCTCAATAGGGAGAATACAAAGTACTTGTATCAGTGCTCGTGCCATATGGCGCCTCGTGTGTCGCTCTGTTGTCGTACGTGCGTGTGGGATGTGTGCGCGTTTTTACGCTTCCGGGCACTGGCGGGAGCGACGTACCTTTACGCACGTTCCCATCGGTGGCGCGGAACTCCCTGGTGTTGAGCAGGAAGCAGGCGCGGTCCTGCTGATAGCGTTCCCGGGTCACTCCCGGCCCCCCCCGCACAGCGGGGCTCCGCTCGTCCGGGCTCATCACCTGGTCGATGGTGGGGCAGTCCTCGTTGGCGAGGGCCGCGGAGGCCGCATCGCCGTTCTGCTTGGAGTCTTTCCAGAGGAGGCGGGGAAgacagggaaagggagagggaggggttgaaGGAGATGGAAGGTAAGGAAACGAGAAGGAGAGAAGTGACGCGTCTGGATAGCGGAGGAGGAAGGCTGTGATGGAAGACTGAGGCCGAACTGAGCTGCGCCTCCCACACTGGCACGGGGCAAGCCCTCTTACACTGCTTCATTCTACATACTATCTCCCACGTAGTCTGGCTTTAATTGGCTGCTATATCTGAGGGTTTGGCATGTAGGCCGCGTTGACACAGAAATCCAGAGTCCCCAGTCTCCCATCACTGGAAAAATAGTATGTAAGAAAATAGTCAAAGGGTTAAGGAGGGGAAGTGCTAACGCAGGCTACTAATCCCAATATAATACTGCAGTTTGGACACGCAACAGGCGATGGATTTGGGAAGAATGGCCTCCAACTGAGCCCAATAGAGTCCCCAGCGATTGTGTcctaataaacaaaaacaatgcaatggaGTTAATTAGGACTTGCTCGTGAATTATACATATTTAGGACTGTGTTTGAAGTGCAGtggttttatatatacagtaggcAGTGTAATCTATGTGAGAGGGTGAGTGCCAAATACCATCAGTACCTACAGGGTTTTCTAAACCCCCCAAAATATTCATTCTTTTATGTAACTAGGCATAGGATCATTTCTAAAAGTTTGTACCGGCTTAGCTAGGCCAACTGAACCCTGGGCATGGTGATATAAGCAGTGTTTTGAGGGTGTGGGTGGATTTTGCGGGGTGACCATGCCTTACTTCCTCAGACACAGCTGTCAAATTTGATCTCACATGAATGAGTTCCAGCTCTCCAGCTTCCTGACAGGCTATACAGCCAAAACTACAGTGTGAAGTCTTACAAAAGAGAGCGTGTGAGGAAGCCGGGGAGAGCTGAGGGCTATAGCTGATCATGTGATGAAAGGCTATTATGGCTGACTCAATTATTGTTTAAGTgctacaaaaaaacacaacatgtgCTATTGTCAGGTGTTGAGTTTGTGTTTACATCAGGCAAAACACAATCCATGCCAATTGAAATGTTAAGCACTCTACATATCACATActaaataaatggttaaaactGTACATATCACATActaaataaatggttaaaactGCAAATATCACATActaaataaatggttaaaactGCAAATATCACAAActaaataaatggttaaaactGCAAATATCACATActaaataaatggttaaaactGTACATTTCACATACTAAATAAATAGTTAACACTGTACCTATCACATACCAAATCGAGGTTACGCACTGTACATCACATACTAAATAAATGGTTAACACCGTACATATCACATTCCaaacattacaaatgtttttgggcAGAAGTGTTGTGTAAACGATTCCAAATTAGTTTCATTTTAAAGTACTGTGCGTGTGCTACAGGGACAGATGGAGGCCTCACGGCAAATGTGGACTCAACGGTTTATCATAAATTAGCCATGACTTCTGATGGGCTAGTTATCTCTCAAGGGCAGATTCACAatcccccacccaaacacacacacacacgcatgcttTTACTTAGCTAAATTGGGACACCAAAGTTCATTGTCCTTAAAAAAGCCTCCTTTCACTAATCTTAAACGTACCCTTACCCTAAACAAATGGAGACATTGTTGTCCCTGTTACCTAgttaacagagacacacatacacgcacacaaacagacacacacacacactaccctgATCAGGGACCAAGGCAGTCTAATCCCTCACCCACACCCTCCCCTCAACAAACTGTATTATTACTAAGATTACAGAATGCCTCTAACTAGCTGTCAAAGAGCATTCTGATTCTAGAGTCTTCTTCTACAGCCCAGAGTATCTGAGCAAATCACTGTCCCAAGTTTGGTCGGATATCTGTCTATGAAGTTTGACAACCTGTTTGACCAGAAATATAACATCTAGGTCGAAGCAGGTTCGTTTgggaataataaaaatacaagaaaTGTCTCACCTCGGTTGATTTCTATTATCTCCTCTTGAGCGAGGGGGCAGTCGAGACCTCCGGAACCGATCACATCACTGAGTACGTTACCCAGAATCCTATGGGGCGAGGCGGTGGCCATGGCGAGGGCGTCGGGCTTGCAGTAGTTGGGCGAACCCGGCATGGTGGGCCGAGGGATGTGCTTGCCCTTCTTTTTGGGCAGCTTCTGCTTGGCCATGGCCAGAGAGTAATACATGCCAAAGTTGTTGACGATGACGGGCACTGGCATGGCGATGGTCAGCACCCCGGCCAGGGCACAGAGCGCGCCCACCAGCATCCCCGACCACGTCTCGGGGTACATGTCCCCGTAGCCCAGCGTGGTCATGGTGACCACGGCCCACCAGAACCcgatggggatgttcttgaagTCTGTGTGTTTGGCGGCGGTAGGGTCGTTTGGATCGGCGCCGATGCGCTCCGCGTAGTAGATCATGGTGGCAAAGATGAGCACGCCGAGAGCCAGGAAGATGATGAGCAGGAGGAACTCGTTGGTGCTGGCGCGGAGCGTGTGCCCCAGGACGCGAAGCCCCACGAAGTGACGCGTCAGCTTGAAGATACGCAGGATGCGGACGAAGCGGACCACGCGCAGGAAGCCCAGCACGTCCTTGGCGGCTTTGGAGGACAGCCCGCTCAGCCCCACCTCCAGGTAGAAGGGCATGATGGCGATGAAGTCGATGATGTTCAGGGTGCTCCGGAAGAACTCCACCTTGTCGGGGCAGAACACCACGCGCGCCATGACTTCGATTGTGAACCAGATAACGCACATGCCCTCCACGTACGTGAGCCAGCTGTCGGTCACCACCTCGTACACGATCTCCTCGCGCGTCACGTTGCCCACCGTCATGTTCTCCGTCCTGTTGTAGATGGTGTTGAAGGCCTCATGCGTCTCCATGCAGAAGGTGGAGATGGAGATGAGGAtgaagagaagggagaggaacGCACAGTACTAAAGGACAGGAGCAGAAAGATCCAGAGAGAAGATGGGGAAAGACAGGAAGCCAGAGATATGATGGGGAAAGACAGGAATccagagagaggatggggaaAGACAGGACGATccagagagaggatggggaaagacaggaagatccagagagaggatggggaaAGACAGGACGATccagagagaggatggggaaagacaggaagatccagagagaggatggggaaAGACAGGACGATccagagagaggatggggaaAGACAGGAAGCCAAAGAGTTGAATGGGGGACAGTAAGATGGAAAAGAGGAAAGACGGAGATAAGGGTTACAGCAATTTTCCAAACAACAGCGCTATAAAAAACAGATGGTGTAACCTGCTCAACAGTTAGTCGCCCCCTACAGGAAACTGCAGGGTATTACTAACTTGGATGAGATCATGAGGCCGGATTATTACGCCTGACTAGGCACCTAAGCGGGATAATTGTTGACCTTGGGGCTGAGTGCATGGTCAAACCTGGTCGAGCACTGAGGGATACTGGATCTGCcactccaaaaaaaaaagcctgcaACGGTAATCAGTATGACAGACCAAGAAGAAgcaatggggaaaaaaagaaatgcggGACCCACACGTCATAAACCTGCAGAATGGATAAAAAGGGGGAGGGGACCTGGCTGGAATGAGACTGCAGACTACTAGTGTCCTATTGGCGCAGCATAGAAACTGAGAATGAAGTGGGAAAGAAAAGATGACGAGGACACAAAAAGAGGAGGGggaaacagaaaagaaaatgaTGTAAGGATAAAGCTGGGTGGGTTTCATATCAGAGTGGGGTATGAATGTTCAACATGAACAACCTGAAACATGTGGCACTGAGCCTCTATGTAGCCGAAACAGTATTAAATGAGTATTCGTTCCTTTTCTATGTTACAAAAACTAGCCaggtaaaaatatttattgactTGGGGAAAATGCATTATGTTTTGACCAATATTTGGACACTTATGAATATGTATATTAATCATGCAGTCAAAAATCCTTATAGCCCAAAGTACTTGGCACAACACTGTATCTTAACATCATCAAGTTCTTAACCCGATACTTTTTAAAGGAGCTATGTTTAGAATATATTCCCCAAGTGGAAGCTCAGTGTATGCAGAGTTGCAGGCAAGAAACATTATTGCTTGAACACGATCAACCTTTAACCAACCCATGATATACACTACCGGTCAAAGGTTTTAGAATCCCTACCTTTTTCCAGTTTTGGACACCAAAAACGAAATGTAATCTATATTTTGGACTCATCAAAGTAGCTACTCTTTCAAGAAATAATAGTTGAGGACACTTGTGTCATTCTTTTTAAAATGGAgatcaaatattgttcagaaaGTTCTTCCCAACACTGTTGAAGAAGTTCCcccaaatgtgttgcacttgaAGGTTGCTGGCCAATTCATCTCAAACTAGCTCGATGGGTTTAAAGCCAGGAGACTACACTGGCCATTCCATAATTTAAAGCCTACcgtcttgttcttttcttctaaggtagttctgacatagcctggaggtgtgttatGGGTCATTATCTTCCtgtaggatgaacccctgaccaactAGGTGTACACCAGAGGGTATTATATGGCGCTGCTAAATGCTGTGGTAGCTCTTTTGGTTCAGGGTGCCACTCACTCTCTGCGGAAGTCGCCAACTCTGGAGCCAGCAAAAGACCAGACCATCatgcttccacctccatgacagttggtgtcacacactgaggaactATCCCTTTGCCTTCTCGACGGCGTACAAAAACCTAGCGTGATGAACTAAAGATGTCACACCAGTGAACCAAAGATGAATTGGTCCATAAGtccttcttccagtcttcagtagACCAATGGTGGTGCTTCATGGTCCAGacaagcctctttttcttactttcttactgccactcaacctgtcaaacctgcagctcGAAATCTTCTGTTCacaattgaaaatgttgaatttaAAGACTAAAATACTATTAATACTGCACTACTGTATATCAACCAATGTATTGTAGATATCCCTATATGTCGTACCACCCCAACAACGACATCCAGTCTATAGCTATGATCATTTAATCACATCTGGTTAGCTTTACTCAGTTGATAATTGTGGTGTTAGCAACACCAAGTTCATGAGTTCCATTCCCAAAGATCTCATAGGCTTACTGAAAATGCATGCACTCGCTGTAATGTTATTCGCTTTGAGTAAAAGCATTTGGTGAATGGCACATTGTCACAGCATTCAATTATTATCTGAGGTAAAATGGTGTGCACACCTATGGCCCTGGGTGGCTTTAAAGCAGGcctggattaaaaaatatacCTTTCTCTGCTGTAAAGACGTTTGTGCCAATAACCCAAACTCTATGAAACTAAGGATATTGATAAAAACACCAAAAAGAAAGATTACATATCATTCCCTTTCtcatgaaaaccttacaatgaGATTGTGGTGAATGTAGTGCGTACTCATGCTTTGGTCATTTGTGGGCAGCATGTTTGTAATATTGAGTATTTGTTCCTCTTCAAATAAGTAACAGATTAAGCAAAAACTCTGCTTTCAACAGAAGAATGACCTGAAGAATGACCCAGCTTCCATAATTGTACTAAGGATtaaattatcaaaattgggACAATATTGATCTCTCTAAAGATGAGGACACTTCATGGGTGGCAGGAGGTGCCTCCCGACTTTTCTAATCCGTCAGTCTGACCGTTCTGGTCTAAccacctggttaaataacatttaaaaagtaattaaacACTTTTAAAATATCTGACAACACTCCTCATTAATATGAAACAATATCACAAGGCCAACTAAGCAATGGGATAGACTAGAAAGCACTTGCTGCTGCTGAGAAACTGCTTCCCTTTCTATAACCCAATATCTGGCATCCCATTCAGAAACTCTCTTTATATTTTGAACATTTAAGGGGCACAGTGTAGAACTCTGCCTCTAAAAATTACACAGCTTGTCAGCTCCTCATCTTCCATTACCAAACCAGACCGGTATAGTCCTACtgtagctagtccagggtggtttagggttggaAGGCGTATAAGTATTAGGGGGTTACAAGTTAATAGAAGGAGCGGCCAGTAGGTTTAAACAGGGAATATGTAATTCACTCTGATTCATTTTGTTGTAAAAGAttgtttgaaacattaacttaaaacatcaACTACAGATGTCCACTGTTATTTCttgcttgtttttatgctaaATGTAGagtaaaaatcttacatattgcccctttaaaaaACAGTTATGTAGTGAAAGTGTTCCAACGCAGAGTAATGCAATTTCCCCATACAGTTTCTTTCAAAGAAAGAGGCTTTAGTGAGTGGCTCTACCTCCCCTCATCATTGTCCGTGCCCCCTTTGCCTCACCCTCTCACTaaggctgtttgttttgttggcattttctgtgtgtgtatgacagtgTTTCCAGACTAtacgtatgtatgtacagttaagcccaaaagcattcatacccatgccacaTTTAATGGCCATAgtgcatttttatttgaccaagaggtttcttctggctggaaatgacataaacaagtgacaaaacacggtaagacaCTGTGCTGGAGACATAAATTAATAACAGAACTTTCTGTTcttagccatgacttgcagttgactagtaactgactagagaactactgctgttcagctgttaTCAATTTGTAGATTATTTGAATGCCCTCTCATGATGGAAGACCATTTTAATTGGTATAAAAACTAGCTTTTTCTCAAAATCTGCAGGGATATCAACTatttcaaggggtatgaataagTTTGGACATGGGATTGGACATGGCagacacaaaaaaacagaaatagttattttattcatttgtatctccagcacaatgtcttactgtgttttgtcacttgtttgtaTAATTTCCAGCCAGACGAAagctattggtcaaataaaaattcactatggctcaaaatttgGTAATTAGTAGGAAATTATGTTGGATTTTATgaatatatgtacagtacacgtcaaaagtttggacacacctcattcaagggtatttcctttttttggtactattttccacattgtagaataataattatctccctctttcctcccctGCCATGTTTCTCTCCACTCTGTCTGACCTACTTTTTCAGTTTGCTGCAGTGCTCTCCTCTataacacacagagacagagatggagacagagatggagatggagagagagatagagacagagacggagacagagatggagacggAGATAGAGACGGAGATAGAGATggacacagagatagagacagagatagagacggagatagagaaggagaaggagatggagacggagacagagacggagacggagatggagacagagatggagacagagatggagacagagatggagacggagatagagacagagatggagacagaaatggagacagagatagagacagagattgagACGGAGacggagatagagacagagatggagacggAGATTGAGacggagatggagacagagatagtGAAagaggatggagacagagatggagaaggagatggagatagagatggagacagagatagagacagagatggagacagagattgaGACGGAGATTGAGacggagatagagacagagatggagacagagatgaacacagagatagagacagagatagagacggagatagagaaggagatggagacggagatagagacagagatggagacagagatggagacagagatgaacacagagatagagacagagatggagacggagacggagacagagatggagacagagacggagatagagatggagacagagatggagaccaagacggagatagagacagagatagagacagagacagtacagaGACGGAGATAGAGacggagatggagacagagatggagacaaagACGGAGATAGAGACGGAGATAGAGacggagatagagacagagatagagacagtaCAGAGACGGAGATAGAGacggagatggagacagagatggagacagagatagagacagagatggagacggagactgagacagagacggagatagagacagagacggagacggagatggagatggagatggagatgaacacagagatagagacagagatggagacggagatagagaaggagatggagacgGAGACTGAGAcgaagacagagatggagacagagacggagatagagatggaaacagagatagacagagatggagacagagatagagaccgagacagtacagagacagagatggagacagagatggagacagagatggagacggagatagagacagagattgagACAGAGACGGAGGCAGAGACGGAGATTGAGATGGATacggagatagagacagagacggagatagagacagggatggagatagagatggagacagagatagagacagagatggagacagagatggagatagagacagagatggagaaagagacagagatagagacagagatggagacagagatagagacggagacagagatggagacagagatggagacggagatagagatagagacgaagacagagatggagacggagatggagacagtgatagagatggagacagagatggtgacAGAAACGGAGACAGAGCTGTAATTCTCAATCTTCTCCACTCCGCCACATTCCTATGGAACCGGGAGGAACATATAGGACCTGCACACTGTGTTTCCTAGTTGGCCCGAGAAGCGTTCACAAGGAGCGTTCACGAGGAGCGTCCACGAGGAGCGTCCACATGGCGCACGTATTGGGCAAAGCAGAGGACAGTTTCATCTGCTTCTGTCAATACGACATTGTTGGTAAGGACAGTGATTTTGATGACGGTGGTGAGGACAATGACGGTGGTGATGAGGGTTGCTAGTCATCCATCATATTCATTTTCAAGGAAAACATAATAGGCCTGTCCTACAGCATAAGATAGGTTTATGGTAAATGGTATATAGCCATGCCTAAGAGGCATCTGTCTGTTCTCTCTTAGTCAACccctccctacacacacacacgcacacacaggcacacacagacaaacacatacatatgcatgtgcgcacacacacccacacagtacACTCGGCTGCACACAGAGCCAAAAAAGCC from Esox lucius isolate fEsoLuc1 chromosome 5, fEsoLuc1.pri, whole genome shotgun sequence harbors:
- the kcnc3b gene encoding potassium voltage-gated channel subfamily C member 3b isoform X1 — translated: MLSSVCVSSFKGRKGGNKSSNKACYSADMTCPSESEKIVINCGGVRHETYRSTLKTLPGTRLSWLTEPDAFSNFDYDHKNDEFFFDRHPSVFSFILNYYRTGKLHCPNDVCGPLFEEELAFWGIDETDVEACCWMNYRQHRDAEEALDSFENPEPELPEDDPALPGGADGDMKRLCLHEDGRKKTWWEIWRPKMWALFEDPYSSKYARYCAFLSLLFILISISTFCMETHEAFNTIYNRTENMTVGNVTREEIVYEVVTDSWLTYVEGMCVIWFTIEVMARVVFCPDKVEFFRSTLNIIDFIAIMPFYLEVGLSGLSSKAAKDVLGFLRVVRFVRILRIFKLTRHFVGLRVLGHTLRASTNEFLLLIIFLALGVLIFATMIYYAERIGADPNDPTAAKHTDFKNIPIGFWWAVVTMTTLGYGDMYPETWSGMLVGALCALAGVLTIAMPVPVIVNNFGMYYSLAMAKQKLPKKKGKHIPRPTMPGSPNYCKPDALAMATASPHRILGNVLSDVIGSGGLDCPLAQEEIIEINRDSKQNGDAASAALANEDCPTIDQVMSPDERSPAVRGGPGVTRERYQQDRACFLLNTREFRATDGNVRKGCVISRVCMWAYSFLHVNTVSLSYPQCCVVLCRVVLCVWLLLCYFFVSLAPFVTPLTFTLTDSEKTHRSLEKWPLALGQHFPFYVIPSWCDFLFFICLLWRSAREDLQCDVVQAAIFRGSMVSGVRRASEVYGNSSLRHMPHLGHMPHLGHMPHLGHMPHLGHTPHLGQKHFIPYDTRLTWDISISFLMTHASPGTKAFHSL
- the kcnc3b gene encoding potassium voltage-gated channel subfamily C member 3b isoform X2, with protein sequence MLSSVCVSSFKGRKGGNKSSNKACYSADMTCPSESEKIVINCGGVRHETYRSTLKTLPGTRLSWLTEPDAFSNFDYDHKNDEFFFDRHPSVFSFILNYYRTGKLHCPNDVCGPLFEEELAFWGIDETDVEACCWMNYRQHRDAEEALDSFENPEPELPEDDPALPGGADGDMKRLCLHEDGRKKTWWEIWRPKMWALFEDPYSSKYARYCAFLSLLFILISISTFCMETHEAFNTIYNRTENMTVGNVTREEIVYEVVTDSWLTYVEGMCVIWFTIEVMARVVFCPDKVEFFRSTLNIIDFIAIMPFYLEVGLSGLSSKAAKDVLGFLRVVRFVRILRIFKLTRHFVGLRVLGHTLRASTNEFLLLIIFLALGVLIFATMIYYAERIGADPNDPTAAKHTDFKNIPIGFWWAVVTMTTLGYGDMYPETWSGMLVGALCALAGVLTIAMPVPVIVNNFGMYYSLAMAKQKLPKKKGKHIPRPTMPGSPNYCKPDALAMATASPHRILGNVLSDVIGSGGLDCPLAQEEIIEINRDSKQNGDAASAALANEDCPTIDQVMSPDERSPAVRGGPGVTRERYQQDRACFLLNTREFRATDGNVRKGCVISRVSTGYEKSRSLSNISGMAGSALRIAPITSPPFETYEAPVTLRRCRSPIPSIL
- the kcnc3b gene encoding potassium voltage-gated channel subfamily C member 3b isoform X3, which gives rise to MLSSVCVSSFKGRKGGNKSSNKACYSADMTCPSESEKIVINCGGVRHETYRSTLKTLPGTRLSWLTEPDAFSNFDYDHKNDEFFFDRHPSVFSFILNYYRTGKLHCPNDVCGPLFEEELAFWGIDETDVEACCWMNYRQHRDAEEALDSFENPEPELPEDDPALPGGADGDMKRLCLHEDGRKKTWWEIWRPKMWALFEDPYSSKYARYCAFLSLLFILISISTFCMETHEAFNTIYNRTENMTVGNVTREEIVYEVVTDSWLTYVEGMCVIWFTIEVMARVVFCPDKVEFFRSTLNIIDFIAIMPFYLEVGLSGLSSKAAKDVLGFLRVVRFVRILRIFKLTRHFVGLRVLGHTLRASTNEFLLLIIFLALGVLIFATMIYYAERIGADPNDPTAAKHTDFKNIPIGFWWAVVTMTTLGYGDMYPETWSGMLVGALCALAGVLTIAMPVPVIVNNFGMYYSLAMAKQKLPKKKGKHIPRPTMPGSPNYCKPDALAMATASPHRILGNVLSDVIGSGGLDCPLAQEEIIEINRDSKQNGDAASAALANEDCPTIDQVMSPDERSPAVRGGPGVTRERYQQDRACFLLNTREFRATDGNVRKEAAALAASPDSPLTDDWYKLERSLLQQDLNANSTSSWIKP